In Plasmodium gaboni strain SY75 chromosome 8, whole genome shotgun sequence, one DNA window encodes the following:
- a CDS encoding hypothetical protein (conserved Plasmodium protein, unknown function), with protein MEVLHNMNRMDKRIEDIQNLKNIINNKLNKNISDDVDGYMKQLVDLYFKSQKSKGKNLGGKKGNSKYRSMSSKSGKKINISKGVKKMQQYENSDNNKTNNNDNNNNNNDNNNNDNNNNNNYNNNNNNNNNNNNNNYNNNDYNNNSKQSFSQKNSNENYDNGSGSDDEEKKNNNSNEENENNKQKKKKKKKKGNKNKNKKNKNSDKSETNDEEEVSVEMEEKDYTVEEQSDKQEDEILYEQDDKLYXXXXXXXXXXXXXXXXXXXXXXXXXXXXXXYEEDKKSYEEDKKTYEEDKKTYEQSINNNEDEPNTSNYVNTENFLGEEKGNDLEPLRIEEEENNSDVIDERKEKNMKSAIKFMKESNYEDPHLNACLSDSNIDGTNINPNEDELKVKDILSNPFTTSSYNEEIEKISNIDMHSNKIDNISNCIQKKKTQINLNNVLKELKFKSANNIKYPRDYNNYNDDITERNINDGSDDLNTYKKNSSVNDEEPDHYTSFVRHYVTKVGIYNKNNINNNMEKNKINFNAPSQSFGINHLYNMNKSSYDNNSFEYNKSYSSTTNEEQEKEKREYEFNNCMNYTNMNCSNITQTYSNMIRNYNEMVNDSNVNCMKPNMNCMKPNVNCIKPNVSCIKPNVNCMKPNVNCLSESFNKIKKMNLYNSAYYPHCSYSNPLKSMKELSCKNTKDYINEYNCTKNATSIIPDISCLNRVDIMRKHINMDNIKKQINFENVKKHVNLENIKNRINFESVKERVHIKNVTDHINIESISKNVECFDNNYYDLFEEAYKNYINKYVNNVKKSIKEKKEYYTKNVNCNYDLINKNLLQAAANNIHNLNNIYLKNKSKLQALNNKKYIAFNHNKYVRFLNSCYQKKINSVKKRIELNKKFLNNYFHACYFDCSDNTILSNDISKLSSYPQYQHKQSSMTNSVSSESNINNHTSSSNDLLNRKKQQKNASNDSHKINNNLSSFNSNNEFNSSSEIDISCFNNDVKTFKYLKGVFEDSGGAENEIIYDEDKNMYFDLNDNAYINVKGNLYFNTKDKLFYDIEYIKDISYDNIKNNLFQFANYLITQKYAPCKIIMNMCSHINQFMYNLLGVAKYDIYYKHKDNLVEIIIK; from the coding sequence ATGGAAGTGTTACACAACATGAATCGTATGGATAAGCGCATTGAGGATATTCAAAACctcaaaaatattattaacaacaaattgaataaaaatataagtgATGATGTTGATGGTTACATGAAGCAATTAGttgatttatatttcaaatCTCAGAAATCTAAGGGCAAGAATTTAGGAGGTAAAAAAGGCAATTCAAAATATAGGTCTATGTCTAGCAAGAgtggaaaaaaaataaatattagTAAAGGAGTCAAGAAAATGCAACAATATGAAAACAGTGACAACAACAAgacaaataataatgataataataataataataatgataataataataatgataataataataataacaattataataacaataataataacaataataataataataataataattacaataataatgattataataataattcaaaacAAAGCTTCAGTCAAAAAAACAGCAACGAAAATTATGATAACGGATCAGGAAGtgatgatgaagaaaaaaaaaataataactcgaatgaagaaaatgaaaacaacaaacagaaaaaaaagaaaaagaaaaaaaagggaaacaaaaataaaaataaaaagaataaaaacTCTGACAAATCTGAAACAAATGATGAAGAGGAAGTGTCTGTAGAAATGGAAGAAAAGGATTACACGGTTGAAGAACAAAGTGATAAACAAGAAgatgaaatattatatgaacaaGATGATAAATTATATNNNNNNNNNNNNNNNNNNNNNNNNNNNNNNNNNNNNNNNNNNNNNNNNNNNNNNNNNNNNNNNNNNNNNNNNNNNNNNNNNNNNNNNNCATATGAAGAAGATAAAAAATCATATGaagaagataaaaaaacatatgaagaagataaaaaaacatatgAACAATCAATTAACAACAATGAGGATGAACCAAATACATCCAATTATGTAAACACCGAAAATTTTCTCGGAGAAGAGAAAGGAAATGATTTAGAACCTCTACGCATTGaggaagaagaaaataattcaGATGTTATAGATGAACGTAAAGAAAAGAATATGAAGAGCGCTATAAAATTTATGAAAGAATCTAATTATGAAGATCCTCATTTAAATGCTTGTCTATCAGATAGTAATATAGATGGTACGAATATAAATCCAAATGAAGATGAATTAAAAgtaaaagatatattaagTAACCCATTTACAACAAGCAGTTACAATGAAgaaattgaaaaaatatcCAATATTGATATGCACTCTAATAAAATTGACAATATTAGTAATTGTATTCAGAAAAAGAAGACacaaataaatttaaataatgtCTTGAAAGAATTAAAATTCAAAAGTgcaaataatataaaatatccAAGAGATTATAACaattataatgatgatataacagaaagaaatataaatgatgGTTCAGATGatttaaatacatataaaaaaaatagttCAGTAAATGATGAGGAACCTGATCATTATACAAGTTTTGTTAGACATTATGTAACAAAGGTtggtatatataataaaaataatattaataataatatggaaaaaaataaaatcaaTTTTAATGCGCCATCACAATCATTTGGCATTAATCatctttataatatgaacaaaagttcttatgataataattcttttgAATATAACAAATCTTATTCATCCACAACAAACGAAGAACAagagaaagaaaaaagagaatatgaatttaataattGTATGAACTACACCAATATGAACTGTTCTAATATAACTCAAACATATTCAAATATGAtaagaaattataatgaaatgGTAAATGATTCAAATGTTAATTGTATGAAACCAAACATGAATTGTATGAAACCAAATGTTAATTGTATTAAACCAAATGTTAGTTGTATTAAACCAAATGTTAATTGTATGAAACCAAATGTTAATTGTTTATCAGaatcatttaataaaataaaaaaaatgaatcTTTATAATTCAGCTTACTATCCACATTGTAGTTATAGCAATCCATTAAAATCTATGAAAGAATTATCTTGCAAAAATACTAAggattatataaatgaatataattGCACTAAAAATGCCACATCTATAATTCCAGACATTTCTTGTTTGAATAGAGTTGATATTATGAgaaaacatataaatatggataatataaaaaaacagATAAACTTtgaaaatgtaaaaaaacatgtaaatttagaaaatataaaaaatagaaTTAACTTTGAAAGTGTTAAAGAACgtgtacatataaaaaatgtaacagatcatattaatatagaAAGTATTTCAAAAAATGTTGAATgttttgataataattattatgatttatttgaagaagcatataaaaattatattaacaaatatgtaaataatgTTAAGAAAAGcattaaagaaaaaaaagaatattatacaaaaaatgttaattgtaattatgatttaataaataaaaatctTCTTCAAGCTGCAgcaaataatattcataatttaaataatatctatttaaaaaataaatctaAATTACAAGCAttaaataacaaaaaatatattgcatttaatcataataaatatgttcGATTCTTAAATTCATgttatcaaaaaaaaattaattcagttaaaaaaagaattgaattaaataaaaaattccttaataattatttccATGCATGTTATTTTGATTGTTCAGATAATACAATCTTATCTAATGATATATCTAAACTATCATCCTATCCACAATATCAACACAAGCAATCATCTATGACAAATTCAGTTAGTTCAGAATCTAATATAAACAACCACACTTCATCATCaaatgatttattaaacagaaaaaaacaacaaaaaaatgCTAGTAATGATTCACACAAAATTAACAACAATTTATCTTCTTTTAATTCAAACAATGAATTTAATAGTAGCTCCGAAATAGATATTTCAtgttttaataatgatgtaaaaacatttaaatatttaaaggGTGTTTTTGAAGATTCAGGAGGAGCtgaaaatgaaataatatatgatgaagacaaaaatatgtattttgatttaaatgataatgcatatattaatgttaAAGGTAatctatattttaatacaaaagataaattgttttatgatatagaatatattaaagatatctcttatgataatatcaaaaataatttattcCAATTTGCAAATTATCTTATTACACAAAAATATGCACCAtgtaaaattattatgaacaTGTGTTCTCATATAAATCaatttatgtataatttATTGGGAGTCGctaaatatgatatatattacaaacATAAGGATAACCTCGTtgaaattataattaaatga
- a CDS encoding putative RNA-binding protein, with translation MSLTNSSKIFIGSIPKDVTEEELKTEAAKYGTITQVYYVPATAQSPRGWAFITYEQRSEAYKAIEALDYKCIFPNSQRPLDVRFASYKYNNTNDAQGGNKNVWQKHVTTDGHPYYYNSVTGHSQWEKPKEMSATNFPGKGSAPSFGPPGANVFVFHLPSHWTDMELYQHFQHFGYVVSARIQRDANGRNKGYGFVSFNNPESALNAIKGMHGFYVSGKHLKVQLKKGEEHYVQMNTPAQPQLTPAQPYSVQQPIIGNHQPYMTHLMYGGMDSPNQMRYNTYSISR, from the exons atgtcATTAACAAATTCAAgtaaaatttttattgGAAGTATACCTAAAGATGTAACGGAG GAAGAACTAAAAACTGAGGCAGCTAAGTATGGTACCATAACACAAGTTTATTACGTACCTGCTACGGCTCAAAGTCCAAGAGGATGGGCATTTATTACGTACGAGCAAAGGTCTGAAGCATATAAAGCAATTGAAGCTTTAGACtataaatgtatttttcCAAATAGCCAAAGACCATTAGATGTAAGATTTGCAagttataaatataataatacaaatgatGCTCAAGgaggaaataaaaatgtatgGCAAAAACATGTAACAACAGATGGTcatccatattattataattcaGTAACAGGACATTCACAATGGGAAAAACCAAAAGAAATGTCCGCAACAAATTTTCCAGGGAAGGGTTCAGCACCCTCCTTTGGACCACCAGGGGCAAatgtttttgtttttcaTTTACCATCTCACTGGACAGACATGGAGTTATATCaa CACTTTCAACACTTTGGCTATGTTGTAAGCGCACGAATTCAACGAGATGCCAATGGAAGAAATAAAGGATATGGATTTGTTAGTTTTAATAATCCTGAGTCAGCATTAAATGCAATAAAAGGTATGCATGGATTTTATGTATCAGGAAAGCATTTAAAGGTTCAACTAAAAAAAGGGGAAGAACATTATGTACAAATGAATACACCAGCACAACCACAATTAACACCTGCACAACCATATTCAGTTCAGCAACCCATAATAGGAAATCATCAACCTTATATGACTCATTTAATGTATGGAGGTATGGATTCTCCAAATCAAATGAGATATAACACATATTCTATAAGTAGAtag
- a CDS encoding putative protein kinase, whose protein sequence is MGNTLYSNIGHSTTELDDVYCKYLNKLFNIYNYLFKYEHFIFMNSYTLNNFYHVLEGINNNEGHVLIKICKLKSEAPKIKRILYTLKFLFSFDLFPNVLPYNRMSVYENNIYIYRRFIFKNLDHYLSDKTNTNNFYYFYIFQIFLSIIQLHSLGIYHGHIKRENVLIQNNMHIFLTDINILNDYLYYIPQIRYEDERKGRLMKLQEDIFNLGILILEILLRDKDVSYFFLDENCAYKNDDNFYSGRKKQSGLTFLKKMENIDEDYKNEEKFYYDSNEYGPNQNYYNSDNYYNNDIYNYKEKYINDNNEKNIEQKKNYVHALSLPSITKKKKMKNEEYKYFNKNQQNIRLNIDKYKYYNYHYINNVNYINIYNDIYNNVSPFSSIDYNGENIFYDNDSNFFKRQPIKNSNTLNINGEINDDFNKNFLCNDKNINVEKTNKEVTPKKMSQVENIYNVTDLFEDRSSIINNSTQMGDNNNNNNNNSDNNNNNNNNNNHSDDNYNNNNHSDDNNNINNNVDIYYNNLHNNSNYYNNIYMKKIQNKTKKSDNKDNNMVPYKIWKIVNQVKNPLIIYSLINHFFSYKNNNKNILKIFNYWSYYIFPSTYKYIFFPLSILQLHPIFKNSDFFILLLHFNLPFILFHLDLFSNKERDKYILLNMLNRRNYKSGHVTTNKGSHDKSENMYSDNEDDDIDDNDNNNNNNYYYYNYYDDYNYGHDPSNNHHSYNYLGRLKYYFHIVHTHTTSINKHQLKTYIMNTNINNQIKKEILKQWYCYKKEKKKEYATQYVVNNKNNLHHNIYIKKKSNYDNHIYKLKHQGDTSKIIHDNQKNINHKKMKSNSKDKYSSTYCNHIKYNNKKKSYHSLSYFPFPILSYKNVHAFYKNFLNFYKFLYYQIFYEQKSYMDVFKCMEYYKRVIYSPLFNDFYYKQDREKKKTRMMNSINMKRYSFNGIIKCEHNIRSNEIQKEKKEKKSKKETSNNNKNNNNKNNKNNNNNNKHNIYQHNINQHNNYNNFGANGNVVKWEFNQDIYHLVNIIICCYNSLTYNFVKMLSIEIIYCIILHVSENKLNNELISFLLYCFNKENEKIKIMVLKCFYKIINNSMNNRPNMQLYLEKFLPKYYLLKNQDIYEKYYYSKYLPLFSYITIQYIYNESLLKNNKTIIKKNKKSQIPYMEILNDIKTEIHFILNTQQNFYENLFEFYNYIFPFCKIMNKKWVNIYILPYLLKNIYKTKNNFIKATCAKVTLRIVFYINQKKVYHIFLQYLNKLLCSQNQQIIQFILCEINHILKKTCKKYQQEQKKSKKFWNFLRKIQIDHLYIHPSIIIQQLVHKIINKLKNIEYKMNKKNNKMIIM, encoded by the exons ATGGGTAATACTTTGTATAGCAATATAGGACACAGCACAACAGAATTGGATGATGTATattgtaaatatttaaataaattatttaacatatataattatctatttaaatatgagcatttcatttttatgaacTCATATACCCTGAACAATTTCTATCACGTTCTAGAG ggtattaataataatgagggtcatgttttaataaaaatttgtAAATTAAAATCCGAAGCCCCCAAAATAAAgagaatattatatactCTAAAATTCCTTTTCTCTTTTGATCTCTTTCCAAATGT ATTACCTTATAACCGTATGAGTgtttatgaaaataatatttatatatacagaagatttatattcaaaaatTTAGATCACTATTTATCTGATAAGACAAATACAaacaatttttattatttttacatatttcaaatatttCTATCTATAATACAACTTCATTCCTTGGGTATATATCATGGGCATATAAAAAGAGAAAATGTGCttatacaaaataatatgcacatttttttaacaGATATTAATATTCTTAACGACtatctatattatatacCTCAAATAAG ATATGAAGATGAAAGAAAAGGACGCTTGATGAAATTGCAGGAAGATATTTTTAACCTTGGGATTCTAATCTTAGAGATATTATTAAGAGACAAGGATgtttcttatttttttttggatGAAAATTGtgcatataaaaatgatgataatttttataGTGGAAGGAAAAAACAAAGTGGGTTGACCTTCTTAAAGAAAATGGAAAACATAGATGAggattataaaaatgaagaaaaattttattatgatagTAATGAATATGGTCCTaatcaaaattattataatagtgataattattataataatgatatatataattataaagaaaagtatataaatgataacaatgaaaaaaatatagaacaaaaaaaaaattatgtacATGCATTATCTTTACCTTcaattacaaaaaaaaaaaaaatgaagaatgaagaatataaatattttaataaaaaccaacaaaatataagattaaatattgataaatataaatattataattatcattatataaataatgttaactatattaatatatataatgatatatataataatgtaagTCCATTTTCATCTATTGATTATAATGGAgagaatattttttatgataatgattcaaacttttttaaaagaCAACCTATCAAAAATTCTAATACACTAAATATCAATGGAGAGATAAATGAtgattttaataaaaattttttatgtaatgataagaatataaatgtGGAAAAGACAAATAAAGAGGTAACACCAAAAAAAATGTCACAAgttgaaaatatttataatgtCACGGATTTGTTTGAGGATAGATCTagtattataaataatagCACGCAAATGggtgataataataataataataataataatagtgataataataataataataataataataataaccatagtgatgataattataataataataaccatagtgatgataataataatattaataacaatgttgatatatattataataatttacataataattccaattattataataatatttatatgaaaaaaatacaaaataaaacaaaaaaaagtgataataaagataataatatggtACCATATAAAATTTGGAAAATTGTAAACCAAGTAAAAAACCcattaattatttattcccttattaatcattttttttcatataaaaataataataaaaatatattaaaaatatttaattattggtcatattatatatttccaAGTACATACAAATACATTTTCTTTCCTTTATCCATATTACAATTACATCcaatatttaaaaattcagacttttttatattattgttacattttaatttaccatttattttatttcatctagatttattttctaataaGGAGCgagataaatatattttattaaatatgcTTAACAGAAGGAATTACAAATCTGGTCATGTAACCACAAACAAAGGATCTCATGACAAAAGTGAAAATATGTATAGTGACAACGAAGATGATGACAttgatgataatgataataataataataataattattattattataactactatgatgattataattatgGGCATGATCCTTCTAATAATCATCACagttataattatttagGAAGATTAAAGTACTACTTCCATATTGTTCATACTCACACGACAAGCATAAATAAACATCAATTGAAGACATACATTATgaatacaaatataaataaccaaataaaaaaagaaatattgAAACAATGGTATTGTTAcaagaaagaaaaaaaaaaggaatatgCAACACAATATGttgtaaataataaaaataatttacatcataatatatatattaagaagAAGAGTAATTATGATAATCACATTTATAAACTTAAGCATCAGGGAGATACCTCTAAGATCATCCATGataatcaaaaaaatattaaccacaaaaaaatgaaaagtAATAGTAAAGATAAATATTCTTCAACATATTGTAAccatataaaatataataataaaaaaaaaagttacCATTCACTTAGTTATTTCCCTTTCCCTATTTTGTCTTATAAAAACGTACATGCGTTTTAtaagaattttttaaatttttataaatttttgtattatcaaattttttatgaacaAAAAAGTTATATGGATGTGTTTAAGTGTATGGAATATTACAAAAGGGTAATATATAGTCCATTATTTAatgatttttattataaacaagatagagaaaaaaaaaagacaaGAATGATGAATAGTATAAACATGAAGCGATATTCTTTCAATGGAATAATTAAATGTGAGCATAACATACGATCAAATGAAatacaaaaagaaaaaaaggaaaaaaaatcaaaaaaggaaacatctaataataataaaaataataataataaaaataataaaaataataataataataataaacataatatttatcaaCATAATATCAATcaacataataattataacaatTTTGGAGCAAATGGAAATGTGGTAAAGTGGGAATTCAACCAAgatatatatcatttagTAAATATCATCATATGCTGTTATAATTCCTTAACATATAATTTCGTTAAAATGTTAAGCATcgaaataatatattgtataaTACTTCATGTATctgaaaataaattaaataatgaattaatatcatttttattatattgttttaataaagaaaatgagaaaataaaaattatggttctaaaatgtttttataaaattataaataattcaatGAATAATAGGCCTAATATGCAATTATATTTAGAGAAATTCTTACctaaatattatttgttaaaaaatcaagatatatatgaaaaatattattattcaaaatatctaccacttttttcttatattactattcaatatatatataatgaaagcttattgaaaaataataaaacaataataaaaaaaaacaaaaaatcTCAAATACCATATATggaaatattaaatgatataaaaacagaaatacattttattcttaatactcaacaaaatttttatgaaaatttattcgaattttataattatatatttccattttgtaaaattatgaacaaaaaatgggttaatatttatattctaccatatttattaaaaaatatatataaaaccaaaaataattttataaaagcTACATGCGCAAAAGTTACTTTAAGAATcgttttttatattaatcaaaaaaaagtatatcatattttcttacaatatttaaacaaattattatgttcTCAAAATCAACAGATCATtcaatttattttatgtgAAATTAATcacattttaaaaaaaacatgcaaaaaatatcaacaagaacaaaaaaaatcCAAAAAATTCTGGAATTTCCTACGTAAAATTCAAATTGATCACTTATACATTCATCCGTCTATAATTATACAACAATTAGttcataaaattataaataaattaaaaaatatagagtataaaatgaataaaaaaaataataaaatgataattatgtaa
- a CDS encoding putative RWD domain-containing protein — translation MDYKAEQQTEKESLSFLYECTKEFISLGDNSFKIYIDNKLKKISFYILFEYTEKYPDEAPSYKIVDAKNLSISLKENVENQIEETIENNLGYTMIYNIVENIRTYLSEDIEEKSMYDEMIERQPKSNKINDTDNSSDDNEKDIDNYENVLELKELCEEKYRVSEEEFEAWRKEFYKDIFLQMKKNNNSENPTGRELFEKETISILDPEFDEGEPKWSNEELFCDIDLDD, via the exons ATGGATTATAAAGCAGAACAACAAACCGAAAAAGAAAGCctatcatttttatatgaatgCACTAAGGAATTTATATCTTTAGGTGATAATTCTtttaagatatatatagataataaattgaaaaaaatttccttttatattttatttgagTATACGGAAAAATATCCTGATGAGGCTCcttcatataaaatagtTGACG CTAAAAATTTATCAATATCCTTAAAAGAGAATGTAGAGAATCAAATTGAAGAGACGATAGAAAATAACCTAGGATATActatgatatataatatagtCGAAAACATAAGG ACATATCTCTCTGAAGATATTGAAGAAAAGTCCATGTACGATGAAATGATTGAAAGACAACcaaaatcaaataaaattaatgatACTGATAATTCATCAgatgataatgaaaaagatatcgataattatgaaaatgTATTGGAGCTGAAAGAATTATGTGAAGAGAAG TATAGAGTAAGTGAAGAAGAATTTGAGGCATGGAGAAAAGAATtttataaagatatatttttacaaatgaaaaaaaataataattcagAAAATCCAACAGGCAGAGAACTTTTTGAAAAGGAGACAATTAGTATATTAGATCCTGAATTTGATGAAG GTGAACCAAAGTGGAGTAATGAAGAATTATTTTGTGATATCGATCTAGACGATTAG